A window of bacterium genomic DNA:
TTTGAAGCGGGTTGTATTCGACAAGCTCATGACCTTCGAACTCTCCTATTATGATAAAAATCCGGTGGGAAGATTAGTCGCGCGCGTGGAGTCCGATTGCGAACGTTTGGTGGGAATGTTTACCGCGGTAGGTTTACAAGTGGTAGCAACCGGATTGCTGATTATTGGAACGCTTGCCGTGCTGTTCCCGATTGAGTGGCGGTTAGCGCTCACGTTGACCGGCGTTGTTATCGTGATTGTCGGAGGCGCACTCTATTTCTTTAATCGGATGCGGCCGCGATTTCGTGAAGAACGCTCGAAAGTAGCCGCCGTGATTGCCGTTGTCAGCGAATTCACCCAAGGTGCAAGGTTACTGCGAATTCTTGGTCGTGAAGACTATGCTCGAAAACGGTTAAGCGATGTAAACGAAGAGAAAGTGAATTATCTCTTTGGAACCTTCATGCGCTTCACCGGTTTCTTTTTGCCGATGGGCTTGTTGAACGTTGCCGCCGTGGGCGGTATCCTTTGGTATGGCGCGGATTGGACGAGGGTTGGAGCATTTACAATAGGTACCGTGATAATGTTTGCGCAATACCTTACACAACTTTTTCACCCGCTGTTTGAACTGACCGAACAACTGGGCGAAGTGCAGCGTGCCTTAGGTTCGGCGGATCGCATTCTGGAAATGATGGATCGTGAAAGTATTGTGCAGGATCAAGCGAAGCCGGTAGTGTTACCAAAACTTACTCAATCCATCGAGTTAAAGAACATTTCCTTTGCATACGATCCACAAAAACCGGTATTGAAAAATGTTTCTCTCACAATTCCAGCCGGATCAAGAATCGCCATTGTAGGACCTACTGGTGGCGGAAAATCGACCGTTATCAATCTATTGTGTCGCTTCTACGATCCGCAGGAAGGATCAATAACATGGGATGGCATCAATCTACGTAATGTAGCGCAGCGTGATATCCGCAGCCGCATCGGATTGGTATTGCAAGACCTCTACCTTTTCCCCGGAACGGTCGAAGAGAATTTAAAAGTGATGCGCGATGATGTCCCGCGCGAGCGGGTATTGCGTGCTATCGAACGATTGGGCACCAGTGAAATCATCAACCGGATGCCAAAAGGTCTCGACACGCTATTTGCTGAGCGCAGTGCAAACATCAGTTATGGTGAGCGGCAATTAGTGGCGTTCACCCGTGCTTTAGTGTTCGATCCCGAATTGTTGATTCTCGATGAAGCGACTTCGAGTGTCGATCCCGAAACCGAGCGCAGAATTGAAGAATCGCTTGAGACGCTATTGGCAGGAAGAACTTCGGTAATCGTTGCACACCGGCTTTCGACAATACGGAATGCCGATGCCATCGCTGTTATAAAAAACGGCGAAATCATTGAATTTGGTAAACACGAGGAGTTACTCGCATTGCATGGGTTCTATGCGCGGCTCTATCGCATTCAGTTCCCGGAGGCGGCTCGTGTCAAACCTTGATTTCGGCTGGCTCGCAAAATTCTGGAAGCAGCGCAAAGGGTTAATGCTGTTAGTGTTTGGGCTAACAGTGTTATCGATTGTCGCGCGTACCGCCTATCCGTTAATGTTCAAGTTTGTGCTTGATAAATTATCCGAGCAAGCGGCACCATCGGAAACCCGTCGTTGGGTAATGCTATTGATTGCTGTGGGTGTCTATCAAGGATTGATGTTCGCAGTTCTGCCGAATTCGAGAGCGTACGGCAATCTCGTTTTCGGACGCCTGATGAGGGAAAAAGTATTCGACCGGATTCTCCGGAAGGGCTACGACTTTTTCTTGAAGTTCCGTACCGGAGATGTGATTACCCGATTGACTGACGACTTGGAGGGCTCCGAGCTTAAGCTCGCTTGGTATAGTTGCAGCGGCGTGATGCGCCCGATCGAAATGTCGTTGGTCATTCTGTTCTCGCTCGGCGTAATGTTCACCTTGAATTGGAAACTGACGCTGCTAATTTTTATCCCGTTGCCGGCATTCATTTGGATGTTGGCGCGTTCGATGCGGGCTTTGGAAGAACGGGCGAAAGTACGTCAGGAGTCTATTGGCGAAATCAATGAATTACTGGAAACCACGATTAGCGGTATTCGGATTGTAAAGGGTTTCGGTGCCGAGTCCCGATTCGGCGAACGGTTGTCAAACTCGCTTAAAGACCGGGTATCCGCGGAAGTCGCATTTATAAAAGTCAACTCCGAAGTACAAGCTGTTGGACAATTAGTAAACAATTTCGGTGTAGTGATTGCGCTATTCGTTGGTGGATACTTCACAATCCAAGGTGAAATGACAATCGGCAGTTTTTTTGCATTTGCGAATTACTTCCAGTTCTTGGTAGAACCGATTTTCACGATTGGATACTTCTTTGCCATCACAAAAATAAACTTTTCTTACGTTGATCGGTTAAAGGAGATTGAGACATTCCCGGAACCGGAACCTCGAGTCTATCGAAAACCTGATTCGTTGGAATCCATTGCTTTTGAGAAGATAACAGTCCGCTATCCCAATACATCGCGGGTTATTCTTGATGACGTTTCGTTTAAGGTTCAAGCCGGTCAAACGGTTGCCGTAGTTGGTCCAATTGGATGCGGCAAGACATCGCTATTGGAAGTAACCTTAGGAGAATTACAACCGGAAGCCGGCTCCGTTACGTGGAATGGAATCGATATTCGTGAACTCGATCCCCGCGAACGTCATCTCCGGATCGGATTAGTGACACAGGAACCGTTGTTATTCAGCGAGACGATAG
This region includes:
- a CDS encoding ABC transporter ATP-binding protein/permease produces the protein MSELDEYDHEEPKKSGSLRQRVAALRRVLPYARPNLRQFVIGGTLMLLVTAATVAQPLLFRRIFDVNLPAKDVHGVIISASIFLALLLFSTILRYYESLILGLAGVSVVNRLKRVVFDKLMTFELSYYDKNPVGRLVARVESDCERLVGMFTAVGLQVVATGLLIIGTLAVLFPIEWRLALTLTGVVIVIVGGALYFFNRMRPRFREERSKVAAVIAVVSEFTQGARLLRILGREDYARKRLSDVNEEKVNYLFGTFMRFTGFFLPMGLLNVAAVGGILWYGADWTRVGAFTIGTVIMFAQYLTQLFHPLFELTEQLGEVQRALGSADRILEMMDRESIVQDQAKPVVLPKLTQSIELKNISFAYDPQKPVLKNVSLTIPAGSRIAIVGPTGGGKSTVINLLCRFYDPQEGSITWDGINLRNVAQRDIRSRIGLVLQDLYLFPGTVEENLKVMRDDVPRERVLRAIERLGTSEIINRMPKGLDTLFAERSANISYGERQLVAFTRALVFDPELLILDEATSSVDPETERRIEESLETLLAGRTSVIVAHRLSTIRNADAIAVIKNGEIIEFGKHEELLALHGFYARLYRIQFPEAARVKP
- a CDS encoding ABC transporter ATP-binding protein/permease, whose product is MSNLDFGWLAKFWKQRKGLMLLVFGLTVLSIVARTAYPLMFKFVLDKLSEQAAPSETRRWVMLLIAVGVYQGLMFAVLPNSRAYGNLVFGRLMREKVFDRILRKGYDFFLKFRTGDVITRLTDDLEGSELKLAWYSCSGVMRPIEMSLVILFSLGVMFTLNWKLTLLIFIPLPAFIWMLARSMRALEERAKVRQESIGEINELLETTISGIRIVKGFGAESRFGERLSNSLKDRVSAEVAFIKVNSEVQAVGQLVNNFGVVIALFVGGYFTIQGEMTIGSFFAFANYFQFLVEPIFTIGYFFAITKINFSYVDRLKEIETFPEPEPRVYRKPDSLESIAFEKITVRYPNTSRVILDDVSFKVQAGQTVAVVGPIGCGKTSLLEVTLGELQPEAGSVTWNGIDIRELDPRERHLRIGLVTQEPLLFSETIVNNIRLGNSALSDASIQEAMVTARLKDEVERFPDRANTVLGQRGIELSGGQKQRLSLARALAAKPELLLLDDVTSALDAETEQNFWRNFRLSYPKTTVIVVTHRLATAAQADCVVMLDERKIVANGSHLWLLKNNDRYRSFVEREEDEEAVAA